In Primulina eburnea isolate SZY01 chromosome 3, ASM2296580v1, whole genome shotgun sequence, one DNA window encodes the following:
- the LOC140825375 gene encoding transcription factor IIIB 60 kDa subunit isoform X1, whose translation MPWCSNCAKNITRPDNVDGKICCSLCGRVLDEDNFSHEPTFVKNAAGQSQMSGTFVRTIQNEYSLSRERILDEAYNGIKDMIYALGIDGGDSIARPALAFYTIALERNFTRGRRKDQVEAACLYIACREKKKPYLLIEFSEYLRINVYVLGAVFLQLCKLLSLQEHPIVQKPVDPSLFIHRFTDRLFNGKKPSVSRTALHIIASMKRDWMQTGRKPSGLCGAALYISALSHGFRCSKSEIIKVVHICEATLTKRLIEFENTESGCLTIEEFDIKAEELEKEERLNKSHDNGLTPSGTSELLCEHKGSGKPPFAHGLCESCYTDFMKLSGGLDGGSKPPAFQRAERERLMAKEAADESTENMDSTILRRPTENKSELLNFDEERGTKNTRNHKDGKTMESDSSEATLPRKHVRDSGNEGLQGDDDIFEESENFSDIDDIEVDGYLHSEEEKQLKKIIWEEMNKEYLEEQAAKEAAKKAFEVNFGNCSEDVQAAQKLAAAAAAAVAKSRKERQQKRAADIKSSGPPQTAAEATRQMLDRKRLSSKINYDVLDKLFEEPEILDNSKKSRLEPEPDGEDDDYFKHSKENLETEDTQYPSYENEEGFDYDDECNLFDTY comes from the exons ATGCCTTGGTGCAGTAACTGTGCCAAAAATATCACCAGACCAGACAATGTGGATGGGAAGAT ATGTTGTTCACTttgtggaagggttctggacgaGGACAACTTTTCTCACGAGCCTACATTTGTTAAAAATGCCGCCGGGCAG AGCCAAATGTCAGGAACTTTTGTGAGGACTATCCAAAATGAATATTCGCTTTCTCGCGAGAGGATACTGGATGAAG CTTATAACGGGATAAAAGATATGATTTATGCCTTGGGGATTGATGGTGGTGATTCCATAGCTCGCCCAGCATTAGCCTTTTATACG ATTGCACTCGAACGCAACTTCACAAGGGGCCGCAGGAAGGATCAAGTAGAAGCTGCTTGTCTTTACATCGCTTGTAG GGAGAAAAAGAAGCCGTATCTTCTTATTGAATTTTCAGAATATCTGCGGATAAATGT TTACGTGCTAGGTGCGGTATTTTTGCAACTTTGCAAACTTTTGAGCCTTCAAGAACATCCAATTGTTCAAAAACCTGTGGATCCCAGTCTTTTCATCCATAGATTTACCGATC GTTTGTTCAATGGCAAAAAACCAAGTGTTTCGAGAACTGCACTTCATATTATTGCTAGCATGAAGCGAGATTGGATGCAG ACTGGAAGAAAACCAAGTGGGCTATGTGGAGCTGCACTTTATATATCTGCTCTTTCACACGGTTTCAGGTGTTCAAAGTCAGAGATT ATTAAGGTCGTCCACATCTGTGAAGCAACATTGACAAAGCGGTTGATTGAATTTGAGAATACAGAATCAGGATGTTTGACA ATTGAGGAGTTCGACATCAAAGCTGAGGAGCTTGAGAAAGAGGAGAGGCTAAATAAATCCCACGATAATGGGTTGACACCATCTGGGACTAGTGAGCTGCTTTGTGAACACAAGGGTAGTGGAAAGCCTCCTTTTGCCCATGGCCTCTGTGAAAGTTGCTACACTGAC TTCATGAAACTTTCTGGAGGCCTTGATGGTGGATCAAAGCCTCCAGCTTTTCAGCGTGCAGAGAGGGAACGATTAATGGCAAAGGAAGCAGCTGATGAAAGCACTGAGAACATGGATTCCACCATATTGCGTAGGCCAACTGAAAACAAGAGTGAACTTTTAAAT TTTGATGAAGAAAGAGGTACCAAGAACACAAGAAATCATAAAGATGGGAAAACAATGGAGTCAGACTCATCAG AAGCTACCTTGCCACGAAAACATGTCCGTGATTCCGGTAACGAGGGTTTACAAGGggatgatgatatttttgaagaatCAGAAAACTTTTCTGATATCGATGATATTGAG GTGGATGGCTATCTTCATAGTGAAGAGGaaaaacaattgaagaagattaTTTGGGAGGAAATGAATAAAGAATATCTCGag GAGCAGGCAGCTAAAGAAGCAGCAAAAAAAGCTTTTGAGGTCAATTTTGGTAACTGCTCAGAGGATGTACAAGCTGCACAGAAGCTTGCTGCAGCAGCTGCAGCAGCTGTGGCAAAGTCGAGGAAG GAAAGACAACAGAAGCGAGCTGCAGATATAAAAAGTTCAGGGCCCCCTCAAACTGCAGCGGAAGCGACGAGACAAATGCTTGATAGGAAG CGTCTGAGTTCTAAGATCAACTACGATGTGCTGGACAAACTCTTTGAGGAGCCT GAAATTTTGGATAACTCCAAGAAAAGCCGTTTGGAACCCGAGCCTGATGGCGAGgatgatgactattttaaacaCAGTAAAGAAAATCTGGAGACAGAAGACACTCAATATCCCTCCTATGAGAATGAAGAAGGTTTTGATTATGACGATGAATGTAACCTTTTTGATACTTACTAG
- the LOC140825377 gene encoding translation initiation factor IF3-2, chloroplastic-like: MDGGSKCKFPDYNRRKDFTIRWGNFSEILFSFSMAGLTSSFAPIFKNPPRLSQSHKPLSLQLFTFHFRLHTATWPSVSTSKSTVSASYGGGVSSRRSKTNDDEALNISSIGSSTVRLIDEQQRMVGLVSKAQALQMADDAELDLVILSPDADPPVVKIMDYNKYRYEQQKKKRDQQKKTAAGRMDLKELKMGCNIDVHDYTVRLKAAQKFLKDGDKVKVIVSLKGRENDFRNNAIELLRRFQNDVGESAIEESKSFRERNIFIILVPNKAVAQKSQEPPKKKDDTAATEVPAGV; the protein is encoded by the exons ATGGATGGGGGTTCAAAATGCAAATTTCCAGATTATAACAGAAGAAAAGACTTTACGATAAGATGGGGTAATTTTTCGGAAATCCTATTCTCTTTTAGCATGGCTGGTCTAACCAGCTCTTTCGCCCCCATTTTCAAGAATCCCCCCCGCCTCTCCCAATCCCACAAACCCCTTTCCTTACAATTATTTACCTTTCATTTTCGCCTCCACACCGCAACTTGGCCCTCTGTATCCACTTCAAAATCCACCGTCTCCGCCAGTTATGGCGGCGGTGTTTCCTCGCGGAGATCCAAAACTAATGATGATGAAGCTCTGAACATCTCTTCGATTGG GTCAAGCACTGTAAGGCTTATTGATGAACAACAAAGAATG gTTGGATTAGTATCAAAAGCTCAAGCACTTCAAATGGCCGATGATGCTGAGCTCGACTTG GTGATATTATCTCCAGATGCTGACCCCCCTGTTGTTAAGATTATGGATTACAA TAAGTATAGATACGAGCAGCAGAAGAAAAAGAGAGATCAGCAGAAAAAAACTGCTG CTGGTCGCATGGATCTGAAGGAACTGAAAATGGG CTGTAACATTGATGTTCATGACTATACCGTGCGTTTGAAAGCAGCTCAAAAGTTTTTGAAAGACGGTGACAAG GTTAAGGTCATAGTGAGTTTGAAGGGGCGTGAAAATGATTTCAGAAATAATGCCATCGAGCTTCTCAGACGATTTCAGAATGATGTTGGGGAG TCGGCCATCGAGGAGAGCAAGAGTTTCAGAGAGAGGAACATTTTTATCATATTAGTACCAAACAAGGCCGTCGCACAGAAGTCTCAAGAACCACCAAAGAAAAAGGATGACACTGCAGCGACGGAAGTTCCGGCTGGTGTTTGA
- the LOC140825376 gene encoding 4-coumarate--CoA ligase-like, which yields MECREEKQNRIFRSKLDDIYVPNHLPIHTYCFQNLSSHHSRPAIIHGTTGEIFSHREVELTARRVAAGFHNIGIRQGHVIMLLLHNSPEFVFAFLATSFIGATATTANPLYTAAEIDFQAKISKPKLILTQGCYVHKVEDYALKNGAVIVCVDPPPWPYLHFSELKKSDETLMPEVKIHSDDTAVLPFSSGTTGLPKAVMLSHKNIVTCISVQVDGENPTLHVHAGDLTLCVLPLFHVYSMITIMLCSLRVGSGILIMQKYEINELMGLIQKYKVSIAPFVPPILLEVAKSPEAGAKYDLSSVRRVMCGAAAMDRKLQETVREKLPNATIGQGYGMTEAGVLTMCLGFAKKPYKFKSGSCGSVIRNARMKIVDPLTRASLQRNQTGEICITGDQVTKGYFNDPEATMKTIDEEGWLHTGDIGYIDCDDELFIVDRLKELIKCKGFHVAPAELEALLLAHPAISDAAVVPRTDKATGEVPVAFVVRAKGSNISEQEIKQYVSRQVVSYKRIHGVYFVNEIPKAPSGKTLRRNLRARI from the exons ATGGAGTGTAGAGAAGAAAAACAAAACCGAATTTTCCGATCAAAACTTGATGATATCTATGTTCCGAATCACCTACCCATACACACATACTGCTTCCAGAATTTATCAAGCCACCACTCGCGGCCAGCTATAATCCACGGAACCACCGGCGAAATTTTCAGCCACCGGGAAGTAGAACTGACCGCCCGAAGGGTTGCCGCCGGCTTCCATAATATTGGCATCCGTCAAGGCCATGTCATTATGCTTCTCCTCCACAACTCCCCGGAGTTCGTCTTCGCATTCCTCGCCACCTCCTTCATCGGAGCCACTGCCACGACTGCCAACCCACTCTACACCGCCGCAGAAATCGATTTCCAGGCCAAAATATCCAAACCGAAACTCATCCTGACCCAGGGTTGCTACGTGCACAAAGTTGAGGACTACGCACTGAAGAATGGAGCCGTAATAGTCTGCGTCGATCCTCCACCGTGGCCGTACCTCCATTTCTCGGAGCTGAAAAAATCAGACGAAACGTTAATGCCGGAGGTCAAAATCCACAGCGACGACACAGCGGTGCTCCCTTTCTCCTCGGGGACAACCGGTCTCCCCAAAGCCGTGATGCTGAGTCACAAAAACATAGTCACTTGCATTTCGGTTCAGGTCGACGGAGAAAATCCAACACTCCACGTCCACGCCGGAGATTTAACTCTGTGCGTGCTACCATTGTTTCACGTGTACTCGATGATAACGATAATGCTCTGCAGCCTCAGAGTAGGATCCGGGATTCTGATCATGCAAAAATACGAGATCAACGAATTGATGGGGCTGATTCAAAAATACAAAGTGTCAATCGCACCATTTGTGCCGCCGATACTGTTGGAGGTAGCGAAAAGTCCAGAGGCGGGAGCTAAGTATGATCTGTCATCAGTGAGGCGAGTGATGTGTGGTGCTGCCGCCATGGATAGGAAGCTTCAAGAAACAGTTAGAGAAAAGCTTCCCAATGCTACTATTGGGCAG GGATATGGGATGACCGAAGCCGGAGTATTGACAATGTGTTTGGGATTTGCTAAAAAGCCTTATAAATTTAAATCTGGCTCCTGTGGAAGTGTTATAAGGAATGCTCGAATGAAGATTGTTGACCCTTTGACTCGCGCTTCTCTTCAACGGAATCAAACCGGGGAGATTTGTATCACAGGTGATCAAGTCACGAAAG GTTATTTCAATGATCCTGAGGCGACTATGAAAACAATAGACGAAGAAGGATGGCTACACACCGGGGATATCGGGTATATAGACTGTGACGATGAACTGTTCATAGTCGATCGATTGAAGGAACTGATCAAGTGCAAAGGTTTTCATGTGGCGCCTGCTGAACTTGAAGCGTTGCTTTTAGCTCATCCCGCCATTTCCGATGCTGCCGTTGTGCC TAGGACGGACAAGGCTACAGGAGAAGTTCCGGTTGCATTCGTCGTGCGTGCAAAGGGTTCAAACATCTCCGAACAAGAAATCAAGCAGTATGTCTCCAGacag GTGGTTTCCTACAAGCGGATACATGGCGTCTATTTCGTCAATGAAATTCCCAAAGCTCCTTCGGGAAAAACTTTAAGGAGAAATTTACGGGCAAGGATTTAA
- the LOC140825375 gene encoding transcription factor IIIB 60 kDa subunit isoform X2 — protein MPWCSNCAKNITRPDNVDGKICCSLCGRVLDEDNFSHEPTFVKNAAGQSQMSGTFVRTIQNEYSLSRERILDEAYNGIKDMIYALGIDGGDSIARPALAFYTIALERNFTRGRRKDQVEAACLYIACREKKKPYLLIEFSEYLRINVYVLGAVFLQLCKLLSLQEHPIVQKPVDPSLFIHRFTDRLFNGKKPSVSRTALHIIASMKRDWMQTGRKPSGLCGAALYISALSHGFRCSKSEIIKVVHICEATLTKRLIEFENTESGCLTIEEFDIKAEELEKEERLNKSHDNGLTPSGTSELLCEHKGSGKPPFAHGLCESCYTDFMKLSGGLDGGSKPPAFQRAERERLMAKEAADESTENMDSTILRRPTENKSELLNFDEERGTKNTRNHKDGKTMESDSSATLPRKHVRDSGNEGLQGDDDIFEESENFSDIDDIEVDGYLHSEEEKQLKKIIWEEMNKEYLEEQAAKEAAKKAFEVNFGNCSEDVQAAQKLAAAAAAAVAKSRKERQQKRAADIKSSGPPQTAAEATRQMLDRKRLSSKINYDVLDKLFEEPEILDNSKKSRLEPEPDGEDDDYFKHSKENLETEDTQYPSYENEEGFDYDDECNLFDTY, from the exons ATGCCTTGGTGCAGTAACTGTGCCAAAAATATCACCAGACCAGACAATGTGGATGGGAAGAT ATGTTGTTCACTttgtggaagggttctggacgaGGACAACTTTTCTCACGAGCCTACATTTGTTAAAAATGCCGCCGGGCAG AGCCAAATGTCAGGAACTTTTGTGAGGACTATCCAAAATGAATATTCGCTTTCTCGCGAGAGGATACTGGATGAAG CTTATAACGGGATAAAAGATATGATTTATGCCTTGGGGATTGATGGTGGTGATTCCATAGCTCGCCCAGCATTAGCCTTTTATACG ATTGCACTCGAACGCAACTTCACAAGGGGCCGCAGGAAGGATCAAGTAGAAGCTGCTTGTCTTTACATCGCTTGTAG GGAGAAAAAGAAGCCGTATCTTCTTATTGAATTTTCAGAATATCTGCGGATAAATGT TTACGTGCTAGGTGCGGTATTTTTGCAACTTTGCAAACTTTTGAGCCTTCAAGAACATCCAATTGTTCAAAAACCTGTGGATCCCAGTCTTTTCATCCATAGATTTACCGATC GTTTGTTCAATGGCAAAAAACCAAGTGTTTCGAGAACTGCACTTCATATTATTGCTAGCATGAAGCGAGATTGGATGCAG ACTGGAAGAAAACCAAGTGGGCTATGTGGAGCTGCACTTTATATATCTGCTCTTTCACACGGTTTCAGGTGTTCAAAGTCAGAGATT ATTAAGGTCGTCCACATCTGTGAAGCAACATTGACAAAGCGGTTGATTGAATTTGAGAATACAGAATCAGGATGTTTGACA ATTGAGGAGTTCGACATCAAAGCTGAGGAGCTTGAGAAAGAGGAGAGGCTAAATAAATCCCACGATAATGGGTTGACACCATCTGGGACTAGTGAGCTGCTTTGTGAACACAAGGGTAGTGGAAAGCCTCCTTTTGCCCATGGCCTCTGTGAAAGTTGCTACACTGAC TTCATGAAACTTTCTGGAGGCCTTGATGGTGGATCAAAGCCTCCAGCTTTTCAGCGTGCAGAGAGGGAACGATTAATGGCAAAGGAAGCAGCTGATGAAAGCACTGAGAACATGGATTCCACCATATTGCGTAGGCCAACTGAAAACAAGAGTGAACTTTTAAAT TTTGATGAAGAAAGAGGTACCAAGAACACAAGAAATCATAAAGATGGGAAAACAATGGAGTCAGACTCATCAG CTACCTTGCCACGAAAACATGTCCGTGATTCCGGTAACGAGGGTTTACAAGGggatgatgatatttttgaagaatCAGAAAACTTTTCTGATATCGATGATATTGAG GTGGATGGCTATCTTCATAGTGAAGAGGaaaaacaattgaagaagattaTTTGGGAGGAAATGAATAAAGAATATCTCGag GAGCAGGCAGCTAAAGAAGCAGCAAAAAAAGCTTTTGAGGTCAATTTTGGTAACTGCTCAGAGGATGTACAAGCTGCACAGAAGCTTGCTGCAGCAGCTGCAGCAGCTGTGGCAAAGTCGAGGAAG GAAAGACAACAGAAGCGAGCTGCAGATATAAAAAGTTCAGGGCCCCCTCAAACTGCAGCGGAAGCGACGAGACAAATGCTTGATAGGAAG CGTCTGAGTTCTAAGATCAACTACGATGTGCTGGACAAACTCTTTGAGGAGCCT GAAATTTTGGATAACTCCAAGAAAAGCCGTTTGGAACCCGAGCCTGATGGCGAGgatgatgactattttaaacaCAGTAAAGAAAATCTGGAGACAGAAGACACTCAATATCCCTCCTATGAGAATGAAGAAGGTTTTGATTATGACGATGAATGTAACCTTTTTGATACTTACTAG
- the LOC140825375 gene encoding transcription factor IIIB 60 kDa subunit isoform X3 has protein sequence MPWCSNCAKNITRPDNVDGKICCSLCGRVLDEDNFSHEPTFVKNAAGQSQMSGTFVRTIQNEYSLSRERILDEAYNGIKDMIYALGIDGGDSIARPALAFYTIALERNFTRGRRKDQVEAACLYIACREKKKPYLLIEFSEYLRINVYVLGAVFLQLCKLLSLQEHPIVQKPVDPSLFIHRFTDRLFNGKKPSVSRTALHIIASMKRDWMQTGRKPSGLCGAALYISALSHGFRCSKSEIIKVVHICEATLTKRLIEFENTESGCLTIEEFDIKAEELEKEERLNKSHDNGLTPSGTSELLCEHKGSGKPPFAHGLCESCYTDFMKLSGGLDGGSKPPAFQRAERERLMAKEAADESTENMDSTILRRPTENKSELLNFDEERGTKNTRNHKDGKTMESDSSEATLPRKHVRDSGNEGLQGDDDIFEESENFSDIDDIEVDGYLHSEEEKQLKKIIWEEMNKEYLEAAKEAAKKAFEVNFGNCSEDVQAAQKLAAAAAAAVAKSRKERQQKRAADIKSSGPPQTAAEATRQMLDRKRLSSKINYDVLDKLFEEPEILDNSKKSRLEPEPDGEDDDYFKHSKENLETEDTQYPSYENEEGFDYDDECNLFDTY, from the exons ATGCCTTGGTGCAGTAACTGTGCCAAAAATATCACCAGACCAGACAATGTGGATGGGAAGAT ATGTTGTTCACTttgtggaagggttctggacgaGGACAACTTTTCTCACGAGCCTACATTTGTTAAAAATGCCGCCGGGCAG AGCCAAATGTCAGGAACTTTTGTGAGGACTATCCAAAATGAATATTCGCTTTCTCGCGAGAGGATACTGGATGAAG CTTATAACGGGATAAAAGATATGATTTATGCCTTGGGGATTGATGGTGGTGATTCCATAGCTCGCCCAGCATTAGCCTTTTATACG ATTGCACTCGAACGCAACTTCACAAGGGGCCGCAGGAAGGATCAAGTAGAAGCTGCTTGTCTTTACATCGCTTGTAG GGAGAAAAAGAAGCCGTATCTTCTTATTGAATTTTCAGAATATCTGCGGATAAATGT TTACGTGCTAGGTGCGGTATTTTTGCAACTTTGCAAACTTTTGAGCCTTCAAGAACATCCAATTGTTCAAAAACCTGTGGATCCCAGTCTTTTCATCCATAGATTTACCGATC GTTTGTTCAATGGCAAAAAACCAAGTGTTTCGAGAACTGCACTTCATATTATTGCTAGCATGAAGCGAGATTGGATGCAG ACTGGAAGAAAACCAAGTGGGCTATGTGGAGCTGCACTTTATATATCTGCTCTTTCACACGGTTTCAGGTGTTCAAAGTCAGAGATT ATTAAGGTCGTCCACATCTGTGAAGCAACATTGACAAAGCGGTTGATTGAATTTGAGAATACAGAATCAGGATGTTTGACA ATTGAGGAGTTCGACATCAAAGCTGAGGAGCTTGAGAAAGAGGAGAGGCTAAATAAATCCCACGATAATGGGTTGACACCATCTGGGACTAGTGAGCTGCTTTGTGAACACAAGGGTAGTGGAAAGCCTCCTTTTGCCCATGGCCTCTGTGAAAGTTGCTACACTGAC TTCATGAAACTTTCTGGAGGCCTTGATGGTGGATCAAAGCCTCCAGCTTTTCAGCGTGCAGAGAGGGAACGATTAATGGCAAAGGAAGCAGCTGATGAAAGCACTGAGAACATGGATTCCACCATATTGCGTAGGCCAACTGAAAACAAGAGTGAACTTTTAAAT TTTGATGAAGAAAGAGGTACCAAGAACACAAGAAATCATAAAGATGGGAAAACAATGGAGTCAGACTCATCAG AAGCTACCTTGCCACGAAAACATGTCCGTGATTCCGGTAACGAGGGTTTACAAGGggatgatgatatttttgaagaatCAGAAAACTTTTCTGATATCGATGATATTGAG GTGGATGGCTATCTTCATAGTGAAGAGGaaaaacaattgaagaagattaTTTGGGAGGAAATGAATAAAGAATATCTCGag GCAGCTAAAGAAGCAGCAAAAAAAGCTTTTGAGGTCAATTTTGGTAACTGCTCAGAGGATGTACAAGCTGCACAGAAGCTTGCTGCAGCAGCTGCAGCAGCTGTGGCAAAGTCGAGGAAG GAAAGACAACAGAAGCGAGCTGCAGATATAAAAAGTTCAGGGCCCCCTCAAACTGCAGCGGAAGCGACGAGACAAATGCTTGATAGGAAG CGTCTGAGTTCTAAGATCAACTACGATGTGCTGGACAAACTCTTTGAGGAGCCT GAAATTTTGGATAACTCCAAGAAAAGCCGTTTGGAACCCGAGCCTGATGGCGAGgatgatgactattttaaacaCAGTAAAGAAAATCTGGAGACAGAAGACACTCAATATCCCTCCTATGAGAATGAAGAAGGTTTTGATTATGACGATGAATGTAACCTTTTTGATACTTACTAG
- the LOC140825375 gene encoding transcription factor IIIB 60 kDa subunit isoform X4, translating to MIYALGIDGGDSIARPALAFYTIALERNFTRGRRKDQVEAACLYIACREKKKPYLLIEFSEYLRINVYVLGAVFLQLCKLLSLQEHPIVQKPVDPSLFIHRFTDRLFNGKKPSVSRTALHIIASMKRDWMQTGRKPSGLCGAALYISALSHGFRCSKSEIIKVVHICEATLTKRLIEFENTESGCLTIEEFDIKAEELEKEERLNKSHDNGLTPSGTSELLCEHKGSGKPPFAHGLCESCYTDFMKLSGGLDGGSKPPAFQRAERERLMAKEAADESTENMDSTILRRPTENKSELLNFDEERGTKNTRNHKDGKTMESDSSEATLPRKHVRDSGNEGLQGDDDIFEESENFSDIDDIEVDGYLHSEEEKQLKKIIWEEMNKEYLEEQAAKEAAKKAFEVNFGNCSEDVQAAQKLAAAAAAAVAKSRKERQQKRAADIKSSGPPQTAAEATRQMLDRKRLSSKINYDVLDKLFEEPEILDNSKKSRLEPEPDGEDDDYFKHSKENLETEDTQYPSYENEEGFDYDDECNLFDTY from the exons ATGATTTATGCCTTGGGGATTGATGGTGGTGATTCCATAGCTCGCCCAGCATTAGCCTTTTATACG ATTGCACTCGAACGCAACTTCACAAGGGGCCGCAGGAAGGATCAAGTAGAAGCTGCTTGTCTTTACATCGCTTGTAG GGAGAAAAAGAAGCCGTATCTTCTTATTGAATTTTCAGAATATCTGCGGATAAATGT TTACGTGCTAGGTGCGGTATTTTTGCAACTTTGCAAACTTTTGAGCCTTCAAGAACATCCAATTGTTCAAAAACCTGTGGATCCCAGTCTTTTCATCCATAGATTTACCGATC GTTTGTTCAATGGCAAAAAACCAAGTGTTTCGAGAACTGCACTTCATATTATTGCTAGCATGAAGCGAGATTGGATGCAG ACTGGAAGAAAACCAAGTGGGCTATGTGGAGCTGCACTTTATATATCTGCTCTTTCACACGGTTTCAGGTGTTCAAAGTCAGAGATT ATTAAGGTCGTCCACATCTGTGAAGCAACATTGACAAAGCGGTTGATTGAATTTGAGAATACAGAATCAGGATGTTTGACA ATTGAGGAGTTCGACATCAAAGCTGAGGAGCTTGAGAAAGAGGAGAGGCTAAATAAATCCCACGATAATGGGTTGACACCATCTGGGACTAGTGAGCTGCTTTGTGAACACAAGGGTAGTGGAAAGCCTCCTTTTGCCCATGGCCTCTGTGAAAGTTGCTACACTGAC TTCATGAAACTTTCTGGAGGCCTTGATGGTGGATCAAAGCCTCCAGCTTTTCAGCGTGCAGAGAGGGAACGATTAATGGCAAAGGAAGCAGCTGATGAAAGCACTGAGAACATGGATTCCACCATATTGCGTAGGCCAACTGAAAACAAGAGTGAACTTTTAAAT TTTGATGAAGAAAGAGGTACCAAGAACACAAGAAATCATAAAGATGGGAAAACAATGGAGTCAGACTCATCAG AAGCTACCTTGCCACGAAAACATGTCCGTGATTCCGGTAACGAGGGTTTACAAGGggatgatgatatttttgaagaatCAGAAAACTTTTCTGATATCGATGATATTGAG GTGGATGGCTATCTTCATAGTGAAGAGGaaaaacaattgaagaagattaTTTGGGAGGAAATGAATAAAGAATATCTCGag GAGCAGGCAGCTAAAGAAGCAGCAAAAAAAGCTTTTGAGGTCAATTTTGGTAACTGCTCAGAGGATGTACAAGCTGCACAGAAGCTTGCTGCAGCAGCTGCAGCAGCTGTGGCAAAGTCGAGGAAG GAAAGACAACAGAAGCGAGCTGCAGATATAAAAAGTTCAGGGCCCCCTCAAACTGCAGCGGAAGCGACGAGACAAATGCTTGATAGGAAG CGTCTGAGTTCTAAGATCAACTACGATGTGCTGGACAAACTCTTTGAGGAGCCT GAAATTTTGGATAACTCCAAGAAAAGCCGTTTGGAACCCGAGCCTGATGGCGAGgatgatgactattttaaacaCAGTAAAGAAAATCTGGAGACAGAAGACACTCAATATCCCTCCTATGAGAATGAAGAAGGTTTTGATTATGACGATGAATGTAACCTTTTTGATACTTACTAG